The following are from one region of the Mycolicibacterium helvum genome:
- a CDS encoding MlaD family protein: MPVIKRGNRLSALSARIGGRHNSRDERATAIRNRRNGIIGVAVIIASLAGTAMAYLNPADEAGYTAHMPNSAGLRAGDQVRVAGIAVGKVTSVRLDGALVEMKFDVDNAVKVGSDSTLDIKLLTPLGGHYVALDPKGTMPLGRNGIPPQRVTLPFEVNDIIQAATPVVKEVDGQVIHDTFAEVANAANTYPDAVRNLLQSADQLTESMSKSTADFHRGLDFVNDGLRAMTAGRAQLIALFEQFDVLGQMYTSKAVDIVEFFSLIKELTRILDRLTMWYGKDVMPIAEGIEDISDTLAAHPERWGMALDGLGQTLNIVGPMLSGNGVTFDQHNRLVPGQDLCLPNIMKTC; this comes from the coding sequence GTGCCGGTGATCAAACGCGGCAATCGCCTCAGCGCATTGAGCGCCCGAATCGGCGGACGGCATAATTCGCGCGACGAACGCGCCACGGCCATTCGCAATCGCCGAAACGGCATCATCGGCGTCGCCGTGATCATTGCCTCGCTCGCCGGCACCGCGATGGCCTACCTGAATCCGGCGGACGAAGCCGGCTATACCGCGCATATGCCCAACTCCGCCGGCCTGCGCGCCGGCGATCAGGTACGGGTGGCCGGAATCGCGGTCGGCAAGGTCACCAGCGTCCGCCTCGACGGCGCCCTGGTCGAGATGAAGTTCGACGTCGACAACGCGGTGAAGGTCGGCTCCGACTCCACCCTGGACATCAAACTGCTGACCCCGTTGGGGGGCCACTATGTGGCGCTGGACCCCAAGGGGACGATGCCGCTGGGCCGCAACGGGATTCCGCCGCAACGCGTGACCTTGCCGTTCGAAGTCAACGACATCATTCAAGCGGCGACCCCAGTGGTCAAAGAAGTGGACGGCCAGGTCATCCACGACACTTTCGCTGAGGTCGCCAATGCCGCCAACACCTATCCCGACGCGGTGCGTAACCTGTTGCAGTCTGCGGATCAGTTGACCGAATCGATGAGCAAGTCCACCGCTGACTTTCATCGCGGCCTGGACTTCGTCAACGACGGACTGCGGGCAATGACCGCCGGACGTGCGCAGCTGATCGCACTATTCGAACAGTTCGATGTCCTCGGCCAGATGTACACCTCGAAGGCCGTCGACATCGTCGAGTTCTTCAGTCTGATCAAAGAATTGACCCGCATCCTCGACCGCCTCACGATGTGGTACGGCAAAGACGTCATGCCCATCGCCGAGGGAATCGAAGACATCAGCGACACGCTCGCAGCCCACCCCGAGCGTTGGGGTATGGCGCTGGACGGTCTGGGCCAGACGCTCAATATCGTCGGGCCTATGCTCAGTGGGAACGGCGTCACCTTCGACCAGCACAACCGGCTGGTCCCCGGCCAAGACCTGTGTCTGCCCAACATCATGAAGACCTGCTGA
- a CDS encoding MlaD family protein, whose translation MSGTGSPLRSRRGIAVAVVIVAIIAVAVVVGIKVLTPKINPTRAMCAEFTDAVGLYPGNKVALLGIEVGSMTAIVNKPDHVEVDFTVPADLVLPADVGAVTYSQSIVTDRHIELTKPYTGGPKFTGPGCIKLKATKTPISVSETFSAIGNLTDAILGSEPGQDPSKAPGVQAINDSLSAASNSLKGTGPGINKTMRNLVTMLADPYKADADYRQLFENSEILTSDFLKNWDSFASVIRTLPVTTQLMEGLSDNFGAAMAYVSHLLPTLIEAINRFGPRFYEKFDARFGGLRDLLNRHIPAITAMINSWPQFSHWIADIYEPAWGTHNVTYIPPQVSIAPTQAGAICAGLKERNIPGAAAACASGTPTDPITLGLTNLVLGAALSP comes from the coding sequence ATGTCAGGAACCGGCTCCCCGTTACGGTCGCGGCGGGGTATCGCCGTCGCGGTGGTCATCGTCGCCATCATCGCGGTCGCGGTGGTCGTGGGCATCAAGGTCCTGACACCCAAGATCAATCCCACCCGCGCGATGTGCGCCGAATTCACTGACGCGGTAGGGCTTTATCCGGGCAATAAGGTGGCGCTGCTGGGTATCGAGGTCGGCTCGATGACCGCGATCGTCAACAAGCCCGACCACGTCGAGGTGGACTTCACCGTGCCCGCCGATCTCGTGCTACCTGCCGACGTCGGTGCGGTCACCTATTCGCAATCGATCGTCACCGACCGACATATCGAACTGACCAAGCCCTACACCGGCGGCCCGAAATTCACCGGCCCCGGGTGCATCAAGCTGAAGGCCACCAAGACCCCGATCAGTGTCAGCGAAACATTCTCTGCCATCGGCAATCTCACCGACGCTATCCTGGGATCCGAACCGGGCCAAGACCCTTCCAAGGCCCCGGGCGTGCAAGCCATCAATGACAGCTTGTCCGCGGCCAGCAATTCGCTGAAGGGCACCGGACCCGGCATCAACAAGACAATGCGCAATCTGGTCACCATGCTCGCCGACCCGTATAAAGCCGACGCCGACTATCGGCAGCTATTCGAGAACAGCGAAATCCTCACCTCGGACTTCCTCAAGAACTGGGACAGCTTTGCCTCAGTGATCCGAACTCTGCCAGTCACCACGCAGTTGATGGAAGGCCTCTCGGATAATTTCGGAGCGGCGATGGCCTATGTGTCACATCTGCTTCCCACGTTGATCGAAGCGATCAACCGGTTCGGGCCACGGTTCTATGAGAAGTTCGACGCCCGCTTCGGCGGACTGCGGGACCTGCTGAACAGACACATCCCGGCCATCACGGCGATGATCAATTCGTGGCCGCAATTCAGCCACTGGATCGCCGATATCTACGAACCGGCGTGGGGCACCCACAACGTCACCTACATCCCACCGCAGGTGTCGATCGCTCCGACGCAGGCCGGCGCCATCTGTGCGGGACTCAAAGAACGCAATATCCCCGGCGCGGCCGCGGCGTGCGCGTCGGGCACGCCGACGGACCCGATCACCCTCGGCCTTACCAATCTCGTTCTGGGGGCGGCGCTGTCACCATGA
- a CDS encoding MlaD family protein, with protein MIRRSMRTLCILLATVALSLTAACSLDPTRLPVPGAYTPRHSYNIKIEFASVLNLPARAKVDSGGVQIGVLDRVQLEGTTAVTYVEIAGDTKLPVTTRAELRQATPLGDIYIALLPPDDKSGPVLGNGDTIPLRNTAPADNVEDLLRSMSNLVAGGAIGTLQTTVVNVNKAFPQDPGELTRMQHTVAGVLNDLAANQDTINKMLDGMENITSGFAANTQVFNRLVTEGPAKLQGLSAVTIAILNVVGASRDVGKLGGDLINPIAGDLMQILSYITPMIHTMATADTTIPVIADKFVALLRYKLLGFFRNGGPKYTITELHAPTGQEGVDPADKADAAVQTMQTMGLVP; from the coding sequence ATGATCCGACGATCGATGCGCACGCTCTGCATACTGCTGGCCACCGTGGCGCTGAGTCTGACGGCGGCATGCTCGCTGGATCCGACTCGGCTACCCGTGCCGGGCGCCTACACCCCCCGGCACTCCTACAACATCAAGATCGAGTTCGCCAGCGTGCTCAACCTGCCCGCGCGGGCCAAGGTCGACTCCGGCGGGGTGCAGATCGGCGTGCTCGACCGCGTCCAGCTCGAGGGCACCACCGCGGTCACCTACGTCGAGATCGCCGGTGACACAAAGCTCCCCGTCACCACCCGGGCGGAACTTCGCCAGGCAACCCCGCTGGGCGACATCTATATCGCGCTACTCCCGCCGGATGACAAGTCCGGGCCGGTGTTGGGCAACGGCGACACCATCCCGCTACGCAACACAGCACCGGCCGACAACGTCGAAGACCTGTTGCGCTCGATGTCGAACCTGGTGGCCGGCGGCGCGATCGGCACGCTGCAAACCACCGTGGTCAACGTCAACAAGGCCTTCCCCCAGGACCCGGGCGAGCTGACCCGGATGCAGCACACCGTTGCCGGCGTGCTCAATGACCTGGCCGCCAATCAGGACACCATCAACAAGATGCTCGACGGCATGGAGAACATCACCTCCGGCTTCGCGGCCAACACGCAGGTGTTCAATCGGCTGGTCACCGAGGGCCCGGCCAAACTCCAAGGCCTATCGGCGGTCACGATCGCGATCCTCAACGTGGTCGGCGCTTCTCGGGACGTCGGCAAGCTCGGCGGCGATCTCATCAACCCCATCGCCGGTGACCTGATGCAGATCCTCTCCTACATCACACCGATGATCCACACGATGGCAACCGCGGATACCACGATTCCGGTGATCGCTGACAAATTCGTCGCCTTGCTGCGCTACAAGCTCCTCGGTTTCTTCCGCAACGGTGGCCCGAAATACACCATCACCGAACTTCATGCGCCGACCGGACAGGAGGGCGTCGATCCCGCGGACAAGGCCGACGCGGCGGTACAGACCATGCAGACGATGGGACTGGTGCCATGA
- a CDS encoding MlaD family protein, translating to MKFSARTTLAILVVMTLAGAAYMSFGVLDMGPTKQITRLTLLLNSSGGLMSTSEVTMRGIKVGRVTGIQTTNSGLAVSMDVDSKYQVPADSTISVENLSAAGEQYIDFRPKLIAPPYFADGAVIPAERVAPIVTASDLLTKANVLFTALNLDQIHGIINDMSAAFKGNDETIDSLAVTAGLTAKVIRDDKELLGTLFSNVSTFTTNLGELHAGEIISETGTMLPKSVPAFLQLIHQIEILSHTGIGVIGPQDPVGILVAKLGEWLDMLAGPLSTFATILQPAMAPLHDVKVDAGHWLDFWESTFNDTGGVRVQLNVPEWHQ from the coding sequence ATGAAATTCAGTGCGCGCACCACGCTGGCCATCCTGGTGGTCATGACGCTGGCCGGCGCGGCCTACATGTCGTTCGGTGTACTCGATATGGGCCCCACGAAGCAGATCACCCGACTCACCCTGCTGCTCAACAGCTCCGGCGGCTTGATGTCCACCTCGGAAGTGACGATGCGCGGCATCAAGGTCGGCCGGGTGACCGGGATCCAGACCACCAACAGCGGGCTGGCGGTCTCGATGGACGTCGACAGCAAGTATCAAGTCCCCGCCGACAGCACGATCAGCGTGGAGAACCTGTCGGCCGCCGGCGAACAGTACATTGATTTCCGGCCGAAATTGATTGCGCCGCCGTACTTCGCCGACGGGGCGGTGATCCCCGCGGAGCGGGTCGCCCCGATCGTGACCGCCAGCGATCTGCTCACCAAGGCCAACGTGCTGTTCACGGCGCTCAACCTCGACCAGATCCACGGCATCATCAACGACATGTCCGCGGCGTTCAAGGGCAACGACGAGACCATCGACTCGCTGGCCGTCACCGCCGGGTTGACGGCCAAAGTGATCCGCGACGACAAGGAACTGCTGGGTACGCTGTTCAGCAACGTCTCCACGTTCACGACCAACCTGGGCGAGCTCCACGCCGGCGAAATCATCAGCGAGACCGGCACAATGCTGCCGAAATCAGTGCCGGCCTTCTTGCAGCTGATCCACCAGATCGAGATCCTGTCGCATACCGGCATAGGCGTGATCGGCCCTCAGGACCCAGTCGGCATCCTGGTGGCCAAGTTGGGCGAATGGCTCGACATGCTGGCCGGCCCGCTGAGTACCTTCGCCACCATCCTGCAGCCTGCGATGGCACCGCTGCACGACGTTAAGGTGGACGCCGGGCACTGGCTCGACTTCTGGGAATCGACGTTCAACGACACCGGTGGCGTGCGGGTTCAGCTCAACGTACCCGAGTGGCACCAGTGA
- a CDS encoding TetR/AcrR family transcriptional regulator — protein sequence MDSTAEFDRGAVIDAALPLFLARGFGHTTLHDVANTCRIPIQTLCEVFPTKESVVLEVVDDMLAAAIKCLADGEQDEDLVDALGRAHKAMLSGIIDGTGTVPLQRMQQMGLLAMASRTVATAISERRKQTLPLALADHYGMDPEDPLILRTVRVWSAVVSGTYAAGINDSADTAPDRDLDDTRRMTRRLDHSFKHITGRSEF from the coding sequence ATGGATTCGACAGCAGAGTTTGACCGCGGTGCGGTGATCGATGCTGCCCTGCCGTTGTTCCTGGCGCGCGGATTCGGTCATACGACACTCCACGATGTCGCCAACACATGCCGAATACCCATCCAGACCCTCTGCGAGGTCTTCCCGACCAAGGAGTCGGTCGTCCTTGAGGTCGTCGACGACATGCTGGCCGCTGCCATCAAGTGCTTGGCCGACGGCGAGCAAGACGAGGATCTCGTCGACGCACTGGGTCGGGCCCACAAGGCAATGTTGAGTGGGATCATCGACGGTACCGGGACCGTCCCCCTGCAGCGGATGCAACAGATGGGGTTGCTGGCGATGGCCTCACGCACCGTGGCGACCGCGATCTCGGAGCGACGCAAGCAGACGCTGCCGCTCGCGCTCGCCGATCACTACGGCATGGACCCTGAAGACCCCTTGATTCTGCGAACCGTCAGGGTCTGGTCGGCCGTGGTGTCGGGCACCTACGCAGCGGGCATCAATGATTCCGCCGATACCGCACCTGACCGGGATCTCGACGATACGAGACGTATGACGCGACGCTTGGACCACTCGTTCAAGCACATCACCGGACGAAGCGAGTTCTAA